In Rhinoderma darwinii isolate aRhiDar2 chromosome 9, aRhiDar2.hap1, whole genome shotgun sequence, the following are encoded in one genomic region:
- the CFL1 gene encoding cofilin-1, whose amino-acid sequence MASGVMVSDVVIAIFNAMKVRKSCTPEEAKKRRKAVIFCLSPDKKTIIPEEGKEILVGDVGGKIPDPYKHFVEMLPRDDCRYALYDCTYETKESKKEDLVFVFWAPDEAPLKSKMIYASSKDAIKKKFTGIKHEMQANNTADIKDRCTLAEKLGGNTVTSLEGRPL is encoded by the exons ATG GCCTCAGGCGTGATGGTTTCCGATGTTGTCATTGCAATCTTCAATGCAATGAAAGTGCGAAAGTCCTGCACTCCTGAAGAAGCAAAGAAGCGCAGGAAGGCTGTCATATTttgcctgagtcctgacaagaaaACCATTATTCCAGAAGAAGGGAAAGAAATCTTAGTAGGAGATGTTGGTGGAAAAATTCCTGATCCCTACAAGCACTTTGTGGAAATGCTACCCCGTGATGACTGCCGTTATGCCCTCTATGACTGCACCTATGAAACAaaggagagtaagaaggaggacctGGTCTTTGTTTTCTG GGCTCCTGATGAGGCTCCACTGAAAAGCAAAATGATCTACGCCAGTTCTAAAGATGCAATCAAGAAGAAATTCACAG GTATCAAGCATGAAATGCAGGCGAACAACACAGCTGACATTAAGGACCGCTGCACCCTTGCTGAGAAACTTGGAGGCAACACTGTCACCTCTTTGGAAGGAAGACCTCTGTGA